A stretch of Hoplias malabaricus isolate fHopMal1 chromosome 10, fHopMal1.hap1, whole genome shotgun sequence DNA encodes these proteins:
- the tcaim gene encoding T-cell activation inhibitor, mitochondrial isoform X2 yields the protein MSVSSFLRMRLGGRCCAAQLFHKRALSGADAVNALRPFYFAVHPDFFGQHPREREVNENSLKRLNGYLENIQKPGVRTLKPTKLSFYVRDAKGKIEGDRGQSHSGFRLVTFTLQSKDVLNTVVEVLTSCSLSVEHMQGLLKTNTESQSSPKQSGIPFYRPIKWDKTYYSFTGFRDPEQELEQAKKMELTLSLWLRNNEPEATKKQNESVPRRAELKRLKRELIEKLGLVDIRWQRKWGIAHRCCQLQSLSRLSLQSPEALLNLRGHTVIFTDQSGMNASGHVMLGTMDVHHQWTKLFQTLPSYCSLFQQTVWLKERISFLLGGIQVIHMERLGPVLPLEEHYRTLNTFHKTLLPYRLALHPRSLQGLTMSLENLHEMGHFIIPAMCDPAQLQNFLQSHAQEARRRIQRKDQLEAEEENVMSSCVQDLSLRSLSKEPSVSSSQMIPCCRRLMEERSPQMQGLHLRVSHFYSVMQDGDLCIPWDWKG from the exons ATGTCTGTATCCTCCTTTCTTCGTATGAG GCTTGGTGGCAGATGCTGTGCTGCTCAGTTGTTTCACAAAAGAGCTCTGTCTGGGGCAGATGCTGTTAATGCACTCAGACCATTTTACTTTGCTGTACACCCTGACTTCTTTGGCCAGCACCCAAGAGAAAGG GAAGTAAATGAAAACTCTCTCAAAAGGCTAAATGGCTACTTGGAGAACATTCAAAAGCCAGGAGTAAGGACACTCAAACCTACAAAGTTATCATTTTATGTCCGGGATGCAAAGGGGAAAATAGAAGGCGACCGTGGCCAGTCTCACTCTG GTTTCCGACTAGTGACTTTCACTCTGCAATCTAAGGATGTCctgaacacagtggtggaaGTGCTGACATCTTGTAGCTTGTCAGTGGAGCACATGCAGGGCCTTCTCAAAACCAACACAGAGAGCCAGAGTTCCCCAAAACAAAGTGGAATTCCTTTCTATCGCCCTATAAAATGGGACAAGACATACTACAGCTTCACGGGGTTCAGAGACCCAGAGCAGGAACTGGAGCAGGCCAAAAAAATGGAGCTTACACTCAG TCTGTGGCTAAGAAACAATGAACCAGAGGCCACGAAGAAGCAGAACGAAAGTGTACCCCGTCGAGCTGAGCTCAAAAGACTGAAGAGAGAGCTCATTGAGAAACTGGGTCTGGTCGATATCAG GTGGCAGCGCAAATGGGGAATTGCGCACAGATGCTGTCAATTACAGAGTCTGAGTCGCCTCTCTTTACAGAGCCCAGAAGCCCTGCTCAATCTGAGAG GGCACACAGTAATCTTCACTGACCAGTCAGGGATGAATGCCTCTGGCCATGTGATGCTGGGAACAATGGATGTGCATCATCAGTGGACAAAA CTTTTCCAGACGTTGCCCAGTTACTGTAGCCTGTTCCAGCAGACAGTGTGGTTAAAAGAAAGGATCAGTTTCTTGTTAGGGGGCATTCAAGTGATCCATATGGAGCGCCTAGGTCCAGTTCTTCCTCTGGAGGAGCATTACAGAACTCTCAACACCTTCCACAAGACACTGCTGCCCTACCGACTGGCCCTACACCCCCGCAGCCTACAGGGCCTCACCATGAGCCTGGAGAA CCTCCACGAAATGGGCCACTTCATCATCCCTGCAATGTGTGACCCTGCCCAACTGCAGAACTTCCTGCAGAGCCATGCTCAGGAGGCCCGCAGACGCATTCAACGCAAGGACCA GTTAGAGGCTGAAGAGGAGAATGTGATGTCCAGCTGTGTTCAGGACCTATCTCTGCGCAGTCTATCCAAAGAGCCCAGTGTGTCCAGTAGTCAAATGATACCATGCTGCAGACGGCTGATGGAGGAGAGATCTCCCCAAATGCAGGGCCTGCACCTCCGCGTCTCTCACTTCTACTCTGTGATGCAGGATGGTGATCTATGTATTCCCTGGGACTGGAAAGGCTGA
- the tcaim gene encoding T-cell activation inhibitor, mitochondrial isoform X3, whose protein sequence is MQGLLKTNTESQSSPKQSGIPFYRPIKWDKTYYSFTGFRDPEQELEQAKKMELTLSLWLRNNEPEATKKQNESVPRRAELKRLKRELIEKLGLVDIRWQRKWGIAHRCCQLQSLSRLSLQSPEALLNLRGHTVIFTDQSGMNASGHVMLGTMDVHHQWTKLFQTLPSYCSLFQQTVWLKERISFLLGGIQVIHMERLGPVLPLEEHYRTLNTFHKTLLPYRLALHPRSLQGLTMSLENDRFTPSLHEMGHFIIPAMCDPAQLQNFLQSHAQEARRRIQRKDQLEAEEENVMSSCVQDLSLRSLSKEPSVSSSQMIPCCRRLMEERSPQMQGLHLRVSHFYSVMQDGDLCIPWDWKG, encoded by the exons ATGCAGGGCCTTCTCAAAACCAACACAGAGAGCCAGAGTTCCCCAAAACAAAGTGGAATTCCTTTCTATCGCCCTATAAAATGGGACAAGACATACTACAGCTTCACGGGGTTCAGAGACCCAGAGCAGGAACTGGAGCAGGCCAAAAAAATGGAGCTTACACTCAG TCTGTGGCTAAGAAACAATGAACCAGAGGCCACGAAGAAGCAGAACGAAAGTGTACCCCGTCGAGCTGAGCTCAAAAGACTGAAGAGAGAGCTCATTGAGAAACTGGGTCTGGTCGATATCAG GTGGCAGCGCAAATGGGGAATTGCGCACAGATGCTGTCAATTACAGAGTCTGAGTCGCCTCTCTTTACAGAGCCCAGAAGCCCTGCTCAATCTGAGAG GGCACACAGTAATCTTCACTGACCAGTCAGGGATGAATGCCTCTGGCCATGTGATGCTGGGAACAATGGATGTGCATCATCAGTGGACAAAA CTTTTCCAGACGTTGCCCAGTTACTGTAGCCTGTTCCAGCAGACAGTGTGGTTAAAAGAAAGGATCAGTTTCTTGTTAGGGGGCATTCAAGTGATCCATATGGAGCGCCTAGGTCCAGTTCTTCCTCTGGAGGAGCATTACAGAACTCTCAACACCTTCCACAAGACACTGCTGCCCTACCGACTGGCCCTACACCCCCGCAGCCTACAGGGCCTCACCATGAGCCTGGAGAA TGACCGTTTCACTCCTAGCCTCCACGAAATGGGCCACTTCATCATCCCTGCAATGTGTGACCCTGCCCAACTGCAGAACTTCCTGCAGAGCCATGCTCAGGAGGCCCGCAGACGCATTCAACGCAAGGACCA GTTAGAGGCTGAAGAGGAGAATGTGATGTCCAGCTGTGTTCAGGACCTATCTCTGCGCAGTCTATCCAAAGAGCCCAGTGTGTCCAGTAGTCAAATGATACCATGCTGCAGACGGCTGATGGAGGAGAGATCTCCCCAAATGCAGGGCCTGCACCTCCGCGTCTCTCACTTCTACTCTGTGATGCAGGATGGTGATCTATGTATTCCCTGGGACTGGAAAGGCTGA
- the tcaim gene encoding T-cell activation inhibitor, mitochondrial isoform X1: protein MSVSSFLRMRLGGRCCAAQLFHKRALSGADAVNALRPFYFAVHPDFFGQHPREREVNENSLKRLNGYLENIQKPGVRTLKPTKLSFYVRDAKGKIEGDRGQSHSGFRLVTFTLQSKDVLNTVVEVLTSCSLSVEHMQGLLKTNTESQSSPKQSGIPFYRPIKWDKTYYSFTGFRDPEQELEQAKKMELTLSLWLRNNEPEATKKQNESVPRRAELKRLKRELIEKLGLVDIRWQRKWGIAHRCCQLQSLSRLSLQSPEALLNLRGHTVIFTDQSGMNASGHVMLGTMDVHHQWTKLFQTLPSYCSLFQQTVWLKERISFLLGGIQVIHMERLGPVLPLEEHYRTLNTFHKTLLPYRLALHPRSLQGLTMSLENDRFTPSLHEMGHFIIPAMCDPAQLQNFLQSHAQEARRRIQRKDQLEAEEENVMSSCVQDLSLRSLSKEPSVSSSQMIPCCRRLMEERSPQMQGLHLRVSHFYSVMQDGDLCIPWDWKG, encoded by the exons ATGTCTGTATCCTCCTTTCTTCGTATGAG GCTTGGTGGCAGATGCTGTGCTGCTCAGTTGTTTCACAAAAGAGCTCTGTCTGGGGCAGATGCTGTTAATGCACTCAGACCATTTTACTTTGCTGTACACCCTGACTTCTTTGGCCAGCACCCAAGAGAAAGG GAAGTAAATGAAAACTCTCTCAAAAGGCTAAATGGCTACTTGGAGAACATTCAAAAGCCAGGAGTAAGGACACTCAAACCTACAAAGTTATCATTTTATGTCCGGGATGCAAAGGGGAAAATAGAAGGCGACCGTGGCCAGTCTCACTCTG GTTTCCGACTAGTGACTTTCACTCTGCAATCTAAGGATGTCctgaacacagtggtggaaGTGCTGACATCTTGTAGCTTGTCAGTGGAGCACATGCAGGGCCTTCTCAAAACCAACACAGAGAGCCAGAGTTCCCCAAAACAAAGTGGAATTCCTTTCTATCGCCCTATAAAATGGGACAAGACATACTACAGCTTCACGGGGTTCAGAGACCCAGAGCAGGAACTGGAGCAGGCCAAAAAAATGGAGCTTACACTCAG TCTGTGGCTAAGAAACAATGAACCAGAGGCCACGAAGAAGCAGAACGAAAGTGTACCCCGTCGAGCTGAGCTCAAAAGACTGAAGAGAGAGCTCATTGAGAAACTGGGTCTGGTCGATATCAG GTGGCAGCGCAAATGGGGAATTGCGCACAGATGCTGTCAATTACAGAGTCTGAGTCGCCTCTCTTTACAGAGCCCAGAAGCCCTGCTCAATCTGAGAG GGCACACAGTAATCTTCACTGACCAGTCAGGGATGAATGCCTCTGGCCATGTGATGCTGGGAACAATGGATGTGCATCATCAGTGGACAAAA CTTTTCCAGACGTTGCCCAGTTACTGTAGCCTGTTCCAGCAGACAGTGTGGTTAAAAGAAAGGATCAGTTTCTTGTTAGGGGGCATTCAAGTGATCCATATGGAGCGCCTAGGTCCAGTTCTTCCTCTGGAGGAGCATTACAGAACTCTCAACACCTTCCACAAGACACTGCTGCCCTACCGACTGGCCCTACACCCCCGCAGCCTACAGGGCCTCACCATGAGCCTGGAGAA TGACCGTTTCACTCCTAGCCTCCACGAAATGGGCCACTTCATCATCCCTGCAATGTGTGACCCTGCCCAACTGCAGAACTTCCTGCAGAGCCATGCTCAGGAGGCCCGCAGACGCATTCAACGCAAGGACCA GTTAGAGGCTGAAGAGGAGAATGTGATGTCCAGCTGTGTTCAGGACCTATCTCTGCGCAGTCTATCCAAAGAGCCCAGTGTGTCCAGTAGTCAAATGATACCATGCTGCAGACGGCTGATGGAGGAGAGATCTCCCCAAATGCAGGGCCTGCACCTCCGCGTCTCTCACTTCTACTCTGTGATGCAGGATGGTGATCTATGTATTCCCTGGGACTGGAAAGGCTGA